One Caretta caretta isolate rCarCar2 chromosome 6, rCarCar1.hap1, whole genome shotgun sequence genomic region harbors:
- the LOC125639021 gene encoding uncharacterized protein LOC125639021 — MASVEKRQRRRKKCWGGQPRADSCDLMDSDKSSDYVERLAHKYMRKCTVESSTESESESNNEGLPSTLTEGVFKKARDTLLQFLDPYDGDSEDASTHSDCSLNSLNDINYNRGAPLVHNLPEMVEDLYSSENTESLHMSSNWVSPKTEICDVYMQPVNDLKIQMEVITKEKSDVPIRLARPCERSRTSGVLASAMWLTSDCSLLMSVEPSKYAGVLESPVTTTLQQPMLAKSDGENTMCDQSIIKRKLGLPFLEGVGEKLRRKKLRST, encoded by the exons ATGGCTTCAGTGGAGAAAAGgcaaaggagaaggaagaagtgcTGGGGTGGACAACCCAGAGCAG ACTCCTGTGATCTGATGGATTCTGATAAAAGTTCAGACTACGTAGAGAGACTAGCACACAAATACATG CGAAAATGCACGGTGGAGTCCAGTACAGAGTCAGAATCTGAATCCAATAATGAG GGCCTGCCTAGCACACTTACTGAAGGAGTCTTCAAGAAAGCAAGGGACACGCTACTTCAG tttttagaTCCATATGATGGTGATTCAGAAGATGCATCAACCCACTCAGACTGTAGTTTGAATTCTCTTAATGATATAAACTATAACCGAGGTGCACCTTTGGTGCACAATTTGCCAGAGATGGTGGAAGACCTTTACTCTTCTGAAAACACAGAGTCCCTACATATGTCTTCAAATTGGGTCTCCCCAAAAACAGAAATCTGTGATGTCTATATGCAGCCAGTAAATGACCTTAAAATACAGATGGAAGTTATCACTAAAGAGAAAAGTGATGTTCCAATAAGACTTGCCAGGCCATGTGAACGGTCCAGAACCTCTGGAGTACTTGCCTCTGCAATGTGGCTGACATCTGACTGTTCCTTACTCATGAGTGTTGAGCCTTCAAAATATGCCGGAGTCCTAGAAAGCCCAGTCACCACTACTCTGCAACAACCCATGTTAGCAAAGTCTGATGGTGAAAATACAATGTGTGACCAATCAATAATCAAGAGAAAACTAGGGCTTCCATTTCTAGAGGGTGTTGGTGAAAAGCTAAGAAGAAAGAAATTGCGTTCAACCTAA